The Paracoccus sediminicola genome has a segment encoding these proteins:
- the pstA gene encoding phosphate ABC transporter permease PstA: MATHPDIEGQTGQWTSSRAAAQLRKRHRGETILKTLGIAALGIAVAMLVILLWTLVSEGAKAFRQTHITLSVPITQEYISADDPAEGDFRGMFSAAVAQSFDFLDEEEAEIAEDMLTSQARFQIRDEILADPSLIGQTVEMRVAASDPYDQLNKGVLSREIAEGGRSRFTNDSIAVFEKIEDAGLISLPFNTGLFTNADSRFPEAAGLKGALIGSFYTLLVCFMISFPVGIGAAIYLEEFAPKNRLSDLIEININNLAAVPSVVFGLLGLAVFLGWFGMPRSAPLVGGITLSLMTLPTIIIATRNALKAVPPSIREAALGVGASRQQVVFQHVLPLAMPGILTGTIIGLAQALGETAPLLLIGMNAFITAAPATPLDAATSLPTQIYIWADSPERGFTSRTSAAILVLLGFLVMMNALAIFLRNKFERRW; the protein is encoded by the coding sequence ATGGCGACCCATCCCGATATCGAGGGCCAGACCGGCCAGTGGACCTCGTCCCGCGCCGCCGCCCAACTGCGCAAGCGGCATCGCGGCGAGACGATCCTGAAGACGCTCGGCATCGCAGCACTTGGCATCGCCGTTGCGATGCTGGTGATCCTGCTGTGGACATTGGTGAGCGAAGGGGCGAAGGCGTTCCGCCAGACCCACATCACCCTCAGCGTGCCGATCACCCAGGAATATATCTCGGCGGACGATCCCGCCGAGGGAGATTTCCGCGGCATGTTCTCGGCCGCCGTGGCGCAGAGCTTCGACTTTCTCGACGAAGAAGAAGCCGAGATTGCCGAGGACATGCTGACCAGTCAGGCCCGGTTCCAGATCCGCGACGAGATCCTCGCCGATCCATCGCTGATCGGCCAGACGGTCGAGATGAGGGTCGCGGCGTCGGACCCTTACGACCAGCTGAACAAGGGCGTTCTGAGCCGTGAGATCGCCGAGGGCGGGCGCAGCCGCTTTACCAATGACAGCATCGCCGTCTTCGAGAAGATCGAGGATGCCGGGCTGATATCCCTGCCCTTCAACACGGGGCTGTTCACCAATGCCGACAGCCGCTTCCCCGAGGCGGCCGGCCTGAAAGGCGCGCTGATCGGCTCGTTCTACACGCTGTTGGTCTGCTTCATGATCTCGTTCCCGGTCGGTATCGGCGCGGCGATCTATCTTGAGGAATTTGCGCCGAAAAACCGGCTCAGCGACCTGATCGAGATCAATATCAACAATCTCGCCGCCGTGCCGTCCGTGGTGTTCGGTCTGCTCGGTCTCGCGGTGTTTCTCGGCTGGTTCGGGATGCCGCGCTCGGCCCCGCTGGTGGGCGGGATCACCCTGTCTCTGATGACCCTGCCGACGATCATCATCGCGACGCGGAACGCGCTGAAAGCGGTGCCGCCTTCGATCCGCGAAGCCGCGCTTGGCGTCGGGGCCTCGCGTCAGCAGGTGGTGTTCCAGCATGTGCTGCCGCTGGCCATGCCCGGTATCCTGACCGGCACGATCATCGGTCTGGCGCAGGCTCTGGGAGAGACCGCGCCGCTTCTGCTGATCGGGATGAACGCCTTTATCACCGCCGCGCCGGCCACCCCGCTTGACGCGGCCACCTCGCTGCCCACCCAGATCTATATCTGGGCCGACAGTCCCGAACGCGGCTTCACCAGCCGGACATCGGCCGCGATCCTGGTTCTCCTGGGCTTCCTCGTGATGATGAACGCCTTGGCGATCTTCCTCCGCAACAAGTTCGAACGCCGCTGGTAG
- the pstC gene encoding phosphate ABC transporter permease subunit PstC, with protein sequence MVLFAFALLLTASLVGYVFNRRAAVAIRADGTRLHSLPYFHGLYAALMVLVPVLVLILVWLALRGPTIDMMVMSSLPADATAGMGPGDRQLLSSEIVSIARGQIFGEPEPWKLAAAERMVSLQNAAGWLLLLVVAALGIAMLALTRRRVAAEFRARQGAEGIIHGIMIACSVFAILVTVGIIFSLLFEAIRFFRMVPFTEFLFGTSWEPQIPIRADQIAAEGAFGWLPVLTGTLVISFIAMFFSIPIGLFSAIYLNEFASQRVRKTIKPILEILAGIPTVVYGFFATLTVAPFLRDTGAAIGLQVSPNTALAAGSVMAVMLIPFISSFTDDALSAVPRSLRDGSLALGSTRSETMLKVLFPAAIPGIVGGILLAVSRAIGETMIVVMAAGIMANLTLHPLDSVTTITVQIMTLLIGDTSFDSPKTLAAFALGLMLFIFTLLINILALRIVRKYRELYD encoded by the coding sequence ATGGTTCTTTTCGCCTTTGCCCTGCTGCTGACGGCTTCGCTGGTCGGTTATGTCTTCAACCGCCGCGCCGCCGTCGCGATTCGCGCTGACGGGACGCGGCTGCACTCGCTGCCTTATTTCCACGGGCTCTATGCTGCGCTGATGGTTCTGGTGCCTGTTCTGGTGCTGATCCTCGTCTGGCTTGCGCTGCGCGGACCCACGATCGACATGATGGTGATGAGCTCGCTGCCCGCCGACGCGACGGCGGGCATGGGTCCGGGCGACCGCCAGCTTCTCAGCTCCGAGATCGTCTCGATTGCCCGCGGACAGATCTTCGGCGAACCGGAGCCCTGGAAGCTCGCCGCCGCCGAGCGGATGGTGTCGCTTCAAAACGCCGCCGGCTGGCTGCTGCTGTTGGTTGTCGCCGCTCTGGGCATCGCCATGCTGGCCTTGACGCGCCGCCGCGTTGCCGCCGAGTTCCGCGCCCGCCAGGGCGCCGAGGGGATCATCCACGGCATCATGATCGCCTGTTCGGTCTTTGCCATTCTGGTGACCGTCGGCATCATCTTCTCGCTGCTGTTCGAGGCGATCCGCTTCTTCCGCATGGTGCCCTTCACCGAGTTCCTCTTCGGCACCAGCTGGGAGCCTCAGATCCCGATCCGCGCGGACCAGATCGCTGCCGAAGGCGCGTTCGGCTGGCTGCCGGTGCTGACGGGCACGCTGGTGATCAGCTTCATCGCGATGTTCTTCTCGATCCCGATCGGGCTGTTCTCGGCGATCTACCTGAACGAGTTCGCCAGCCAGCGCGTGCGGAAAACCATTAAACCCATCCTCGAGATCCTCGCCGGCATCCCCACTGTCGTTTACGGCTTCTTCGCAACGTTAACCGTGGCGCCTTTCCTGCGCGATACCGGCGCGGCAATCGGGCTTCAGGTCTCGCCCAACACCGCGCTCGCCGCGGGCAGCGTGATGGCGGTGATGCTGATCCCGTTCATCTCTTCCTTTACCGATGACGCGCTGTCGGCGGTGCCGCGAAGCCTGCGAGACGGCAGCCTCGCGCTCGGCTCGACCCGCTCCGAGACGATGTTGAAGGTGCTCTTTCCCGCGGCGATTCCCGGTATCGTGGGCGGCATCCTGCTGGCCGTAAGCCGCGCGATCGGCGAGACCATGATCGTGGTGATGGCCGCCGGCATCATGGCCAATCTGACGCTGCACCCGCTGGACAGCGTGACGACGATCACCGTGCAGATCATGACACTGCTCATCGGCGACACCTCGTTTGACAGCCCCAAGACCCTGGCAGCCTTCGCGCTCGGGCTCATGCTGTTCATCTTCACGCTTCTCATCAACATTCTCGCGCTGCGGATCGTCCGCAAATATCGCGAACTCTACGATTGA
- a CDS encoding substrate-binding domain-containing protein, producing the protein MSKIQVIVSATAIIAASAGVASARDQIRIVGSSTVFPYTQAVAEEFAAETGAPAPIVESTGTGGGMQIFCEGVGEDTADITGASRAMKKSEYDLCTENGVDSISEAMIGYDGLSIATSIENEALTELTLAQVYKALGAQVPVDGELVDNPYTKWSEIDDSLPDTEITAFGPPPTSGTRDAFVELGMIVGCESIPEMAELAEASDDEDFFENNCSRMRTDGPFIEAGENDNLIVQRLEADPNAVGIFGYSFLFENQDKLKDIALDGVEANMDTIGDGSYPLSRPLFFYVKNAHRGVIPNLNEFIDAYMADDALAADGYLAERGLVALGDDERASLQEAVTSGAAMEAPAE; encoded by the coding sequence ATGAGCAAGATCCAAGTGATCGTTTCTGCCACGGCGATCATTGCGGCCTCGGCCGGTGTCGCTTCGGCCCGCGACCAGATCCGCATCGTGGGATCGTCCACCGTGTTCCCGTACACCCAGGCAGTGGCCGAGGAATTCGCCGCTGAAACCGGCGCGCCGGCCCCCATCGTCGAATCGACCGGCACCGGCGGCGGCATGCAGATCTTCTGCGAAGGCGTGGGCGAAGACACCGCCGACATCACCGGCGCCTCGCGCGCGATGAAGAAATCCGAATACGATCTCTGCACCGAGAACGGCGTCGACAGCATTTCGGAAGCGATGATCGGCTATGACGGGTTGTCCATCGCGACCTCGATCGAGAACGAAGCGCTGACCGAGCTGACCCTGGCGCAGGTCTATAAGGCCCTGGGCGCTCAGGTTCCGGTCGACGGCGAGCTGGTCGACAACCCCTATACCAAGTGGTCGGAAATCGACGACTCGCTGCCCGACACCGAGATCACCGCCTTCGGCCCGCCCCCGACCTCGGGCACCCGCGACGCCTTCGTCGAGCTGGGCATGATCGTCGGCTGCGAATCGATCCCGGAAATGGCCGAGCTGGCCGAGGCTTCGGACGACGAAGACTTCTTCGAAAACAACTGCTCGCGCATGCGCACCGACGGTCCGTTCATCGAGGCCGGCGAGAATGACAACCTGATCGTTCAGCGTCTTGAAGCCGATCCGAACGCGGTTGGCATCTTCGGTTATTCGTTCCTTTTCGAGAACCAGGACAAGCTGAAGGACATCGCTCTGGACGGCGTCGAGGCCAACATGGACACGATCGGCGACGGTTCCTATCCGCTGTCGCGCCCGCTCTTCTTCTATGTGAAGAACGCGCATCGCGGCGTGATCCCGAACCTGAACGAGTTCATCGACGCCTATATGGCGGATGACGCACTGGCCGCCGACGGCTATCTGGCCGAGCGTGGTCTGGTCGCGCTGGGCGATGACGAGCGCGCCTCGCTTCAGGAAGCGGTGACCTCGGGCGCTGCCATGGAAGCGCCGGCCGAATAA
- a CDS encoding LysR substrate-binding domain-containing protein translates to MSRRIDPDGTRSHAGITLRELEVLEALISAGSSINAARRLGISQSAVSRRLTQLEDRLGSRLFRREGGGLRPTIEALSINEKLRPVFDTLAKIVNADEAPEEGYGGTLSIVAPPTIAHRFLPTRIAAFRKRNPALHVSLDVLASDSLLTGIAESRFDIGLTDSTVAHDGVVSELLLETQAVCIMRKDHHLAGFDVIRPEDLHEEQFVALSRRHSSRAKIDRLFERAGVDMHIVIETSTNVSLVEFVGEGLGVSLLNPFPMIHQVSDQIAIRPFLPAIRYTANFMVPASRPLSSATSAFMQSIRSSLDRSAYPDLPLPR, encoded by the coding sequence ATGAGCAGGCGAATAGATCCCGACGGCACCCGAAGCCATGCCGGAATCACCCTGCGTGAGCTGGAAGTTCTGGAGGCGCTGATATCGGCTGGCAGTTCGATCAACGCAGCACGGCGGCTCGGGATTTCGCAATCGGCTGTGAGCCGCAGGCTGACCCAGCTTGAAGACCGGCTCGGCTCGCGGCTGTTTCGCCGTGAGGGTGGCGGTCTGCGCCCGACCATCGAGGCGCTTTCGATCAATGAAAAGCTGAGGCCGGTTTTCGATACGCTCGCGAAGATCGTGAATGCGGATGAGGCACCGGAGGAAGGGTATGGCGGCACGCTGTCCATCGTGGCGCCGCCGACCATCGCGCATCGTTTCCTGCCGACGCGGATCGCGGCGTTCCGAAAGCGCAACCCGGCGCTGCACGTTTCGCTCGACGTGCTGGCCAGCGACAGCCTGCTGACCGGGATTGCGGAAAGCCGCTTCGATATCGGGCTGACCGACAGCACCGTCGCCCATGACGGGGTCGTCAGTGAATTGCTGCTCGAGACCCAGGCGGTCTGCATCATGCGCAAGGATCACCACCTTGCCGGCTTCGACGTGATCCGCCCCGAAGACCTGCATGAGGAACAGTTCGTCGCGCTCTCGCGCCGCCATTCCAGCCGCGCCAAGATCGACCGCCTCTTCGAGCGCGCCGGCGTGGACATGCATATCGTCATCGAGACCTCGACCAATGTCTCGCTCGTGGAGTTCGTCGGCGAGGGGCTGGGCGTGTCGCTGCTTAACCCGTTTCCGATGATCCATCAGGTTTCGGACCAGATCGCGATTCGTCCGTTTCTTCCGGCGATCCGCTACACCGCGAATTTCATGGTCCCGGCGAGCCGCCCGCTGTCTTCGGCAACGAGCGCCTTCATGCAGTCCATCCGCAGTAGCCTCGACCGCAGCGCCTATCCTGATCTTCCCCTGCCCCGCTGA
- a CDS encoding ABC transporter substrate-binding protein: MNRLTAPLIAVLLGSAATPALAQELTLGLKSEATSMDPQFHQLSTNIQVLKNIFEALTTQDAVQKVTPGLAESWEALDDTTWRFKLKQGVKFHNGSDFTARDVIYSFCRVPLVENSPSAYTIFTGGIADMQAEDDHTLTITTTATNPLLPTDLWSLAIVSADALGAEDEVTYAPEGNCEGMGEVPQAPAFNSPDIAVGTGPYKLDNYTRGSELVVTRFEDYWGGTPDWERVVMRPITSDGPRVAALLAGDVDMIESPPIQDIPRIEEAGFSVVDALSNRIIYLHMQQTDDPPGIEGADGNPLLDPRVREAISISINREAITERIMGGYAQAAGELLPPPMFGTSGREVDPYDPERAKELLAEAGYPDGFSITLGTPNDRYINDEQVAQAVAQMMAQIGIQTNVDASTASQFFSRRNALEFPIYMAGWGASSGDMSSPLKSLVATYDEAAGMGPTNAGRYSNPEMDALLLEAMATIDDAERDRMLQEAETMVLDDFGIIPLHYEQTVWAMKPELSYEPRVDQYTMASEVKPAE, translated from the coding sequence ATGAACAGATTAACCGCTCCTCTGATCGCTGTGCTGCTCGGCTCCGCAGCCACGCCGGCCCTCGCACAGGAACTGACGCTCGGGCTGAAATCCGAGGCCACGTCCATGGACCCGCAGTTTCACCAGCTCTCGACAAATATTCAGGTGCTGAAGAACATCTTCGAAGCGTTGACCACGCAGGATGCCGTGCAAAAGGTGACGCCCGGCCTCGCCGAAAGCTGGGAGGCGCTCGATGACACCACATGGCGTTTCAAGCTGAAGCAGGGCGTCAAGTTCCACAATGGCAGCGACTTCACCGCGCGCGACGTTATTTATTCCTTCTGCCGCGTGCCCTTGGTCGAGAACTCGCCCTCGGCCTATACGATCTTCACCGGCGGCATTGCCGATATGCAGGCCGAGGACGATCATACGCTGACCATCACCACCACCGCCACCAACCCGCTTCTGCCCACCGATCTGTGGAGCCTCGCCATCGTGTCCGCCGACGCGCTCGGCGCCGAGGACGAGGTGACCTATGCCCCCGAGGGCAATTGCGAGGGCATGGGCGAGGTGCCGCAAGCCCCCGCCTTTAACTCGCCAGATATCGCCGTGGGCACCGGACCCTACAAGCTCGACAACTATACGCGCGGCTCGGAGCTGGTCGTGACCCGCTTCGAGGATTACTGGGGCGGCACCCCGGATTGGGAACGCGTTGTCATGCGCCCGATCACCAGTGACGGCCCGCGCGTCGCGGCATTGCTGGCAGGCGACGTCGACATGATCGAATCGCCGCCGATCCAGGACATTCCCCGGATCGAAGAGGCCGGGTTCAGCGTCGTCGACGCGCTGTCGAACCGGATTATCTATCTGCATATGCAGCAGACCGACGACCCGCCCGGCATCGAGGGCGCGGACGGCAACCCGCTGCTCGATCCGCGCGTCCGCGAAGCGATTTCGATCTCGATCAACCGCGAGGCCATCACCGAGCGGATCATGGGCGGATATGCTCAGGCCGCGGGCGAGCTGCTGCCGCCGCCGATGTTCGGCACCTCCGGTCGCGAGGTCGATCCCTATGATCCGGAACGCGCCAAGGAACTGCTGGCCGAGGCGGGCTATCCCGACGGCTTCTCGATCACGCTCGGAACGCCGAATGACCGCTATATCAACGACGAACAGGTTGCTCAGGCCGTGGCACAGATGATGGCCCAGATCGGCATCCAGACCAATGTCGATGCCAGCACGGCGAGCCAGTTCTTCTCGCGCCGCAATGCGCTGGAGTTCCCGATCTATATGGCGGGATGGGGTGCGTCCTCGGGGGACATGTCCTCGCCGCTGAAATCTCTGGTCGCGACCTATGACGAGGCCGCCGGGATGGGTCCGACCAATGCCGGGCGTTATTCCAACCCCGAGATGGATGCGCTGCTGTTGGAAGCGATGGCCACGATCGACGATGCCGAGCGTGACCGGATGCTGCAAGAGGCGGAAACCATGGTGCTGGACGATTTCGGGATCATCCCGCTGCATTACGAGCAGACCGTCTGGGCGATGAAGCCCGAACTGAGCTATGAGCCTCGGGTGGACCAGTACACCATGGCCTCCGAAGTGAAGCCCGCCGAATAA
- a CDS encoding ABC transporter permease: MIVYLLRRLGQSLLAVIAMAVLVFIGVFFIGNPVDVLINPEATQADIAATTERLGLDKPLYQQFGIFLSNAVQGDLGTSFVYGRPALDIILERLPATMELAFVALLLSVGIGVPLGVWAGMRPNGVAGRTIMAGSILGFSLPNFWQGMLLILVFAVLLGWLPAGGRGETTEFLGMQVSFLTWDGLSHLILPAVNLALFKMSLIIRLARANTREVALQDYIKFARAKGLSGRRVVLVHILKNIMIPVVTIIGLELGSMVAFAIVTETVFAWPGMGKLLIDSINLLDRPVIVAYLMLTVLIIVTINFVVDVIYSLLDPRIRLSEMKG, encoded by the coding sequence GTGATCGTCTATCTTCTCCGCCGTTTGGGTCAGAGCCTTCTGGCCGTCATCGCAATGGCGGTGCTGGTATTCATCGGGGTATTCTTTATCGGCAACCCCGTCGATGTGCTCATCAACCCCGAGGCGACGCAGGCCGATATCGCGGCCACGACAGAGCGACTGGGTCTGGACAAGCCGCTCTATCAGCAATTCGGCATCTTTCTGAGCAATGCGGTGCAGGGCGATCTCGGCACGTCTTTCGTCTATGGGCGGCCTGCACTCGACATCATTCTGGAACGGTTGCCCGCGACCATGGAGCTGGCCTTCGTGGCGCTGCTTCTGTCAGTGGGCATCGGTGTGCCGCTCGGGGTCTGGGCCGGGATGCGCCCCAATGGCGTGGCGGGCCGCACGATCATGGCGGGGTCGATCCTCGGCTTCTCGCTGCCGAACTTCTGGCAGGGCATGTTGCTGATCCTTGTTTTCGCGGTTCTGCTTGGCTGGCTGCCGGCAGGCGGACGCGGCGAGACGACAGAGTTTCTGGGCATGCAGGTCAGCTTCCTGACATGGGACGGGCTGTCGCATCTCATCCTGCCCGCGGTGAATCTCGCGCTGTTCAAGATGTCCCTGATCATCCGTCTGGCCCGCGCCAATACGCGTGAGGTGGCGCTGCAGGATTATATCAAATTCGCCCGCGCGAAGGGGCTGTCGGGACGCCGCGTTGTGCTGGTTCATATCCTCAAGAATATCATGATCCCGGTCGTGACCATCATCGGGCTTGAACTGGGTTCCATGGTGGCCTTCGCCATCGTGACGGAAACCGTGTTTGCATGGCCCGGCATGGGCAAGCTGCTCATCGACAGCATCAACCTGCTGGATCGCCCGGTCATCGTGGCCTATCTGATGCTGACCGTGCTGATCATCGTGACCATCAATTTCGTTGTCGACGTGATCTATTCGCTGCTCGATCCACGCATCCGCCTGTCGGAGATGAAGGGATGA
- a CDS encoding ABC transporter permease: MTETTTDPAATPAPIRVESPLVRIAKEFVEDPVAVIGLILFVLVALIALAAPLIAPQNPYDLTQLNIMDGGLAPGETTFDGQTTYWLGTDQQGRDMLSAIIFGLRISLLVALSSLAIAITIGTIVGVTAAYFGGRLDSFIMRIVDLQLSFPAILIALILLALLGRGVDKVIMALVIVQWAYYARTVRSSAIVERRKDYIDAARCLALSNRRIMFRHLLPNCIPPLIVVATVQIAQAIALEATLSFLGVGVPITEPSLGLLIANGYDYLLSGRFWISLFPGIALVVTIIAINLVGDRLRDVLNPRLQK, encoded by the coding sequence ATGACCGAGACGACGACTGACCCCGCCGCCACGCCGGCACCCATCCGCGTCGAGAGCCCGCTTGTCCGCATCGCGAAGGAATTCGTCGAGGACCCTGTCGCGGTGATTGGCCTGATCCTGTTTGTGCTGGTCGCGCTGATCGCGCTGGCCGCCCCCCTGATCGCGCCGCAGAACCCGTATGACCTGACGCAGCTCAATATCATGGATGGCGGGCTGGCGCCCGGCGAGACGACCTTCGACGGGCAGACGACCTATTGGCTCGGCACCGATCAGCAGGGGCGCGACATGCTGTCGGCGATCATCTTCGGGCTGCGGATCAGCCTGCTGGTGGCGCTGTCCTCGCTGGCGATCGCGATCACCATCGGCACGATTGTCGGCGTCACCGCTGCCTATTTCGGCGGACGGCTGGACAGCTTCATCATGCGGATCGTGGATCTGCAACTGTCCTTCCCCGCCATTCTCATTGCGCTGATCCTGCTGGCCCTGCTGGGGCGCGGGGTGGATAAGGTGATCATGGCGCTTGTGATCGTGCAATGGGCCTATTACGCGCGCACGGTGCGCAGCTCTGCCATTGTCGAACGGCGCAAGGACTATATCGACGCGGCGCGCTGTCTGGCGCTGTCGAACCGCCGGATCATGTTCCGGCACCTGCTGCCCAACTGCATCCCGCCGCTGATCGTCGTCGCCACCGTCCAGATCGCGCAGGCCATTGCCCTGGAAGCGACGCTGTCCTTCCTTGGCGTCGGCGTCCCGATCACGGAACCCTCGCTGGGTCTGTTGATCGCGAATGGTTATGACTACCTGCTGTCGGGCCGCTTCTGGATCAGCCTGTTCCCCGGCATCGCCCTTGTCGTCACCATCATCGCCATCAATTTGGTCGGTGACCGGCTGCGCGATGTGCTTAACCCGAGATTGCAGAAATGA
- a CDS encoding ABC transporter ATP-binding protein — MTALLDVKDLQTHFFTRDGVAKAVDGVSFSLEKGQILGLVGESGSGKSVTGFSILGLVDPPGRVTGGQILFHGDDLVTGGEPVMRGLRGKRIAMIFQDPMMTLNPVLRIDTQMIETVRAHDNVSREEALRRSREALVQVGISSPDERLQSYPHQFSGGMRQRVAIAIALLHKPDLVIADEPTTALDVTIQAQILSEIQTLCAQSGTALIWITHDLAVVSGLADRLAVMYAGRIIEEGPTAEVIARPRHPYTRGLIESVPHGKQHGAMLNQIKGATPSLLKLPDGCKFRPRCPRADAACQAEPTLDPAGADRFVRCFHPHQDMREGGSAA; from the coding sequence ATGACCGCACTTCTCGACGTCAAAGACCTGCAAACGCATTTCTTCACCCGCGACGGCGTTGCCAAGGCAGTGGATGGTGTCAGCTTCTCGCTTGAGAAGGGGCAGATCCTGGGGCTGGTTGGGGAATCCGGTTCCGGGAAGTCCGTAACCGGCTTTTCCATCCTGGGCCTGGTCGATCCGCCGGGCCGCGTCACCGGCGGGCAGATCCTGTTTCACGGCGACGATCTTGTCACCGGCGGCGAGCCGGTGATGCGCGGGCTGCGTGGCAAGCGGATCGCAATGATTTTTCAGGACCCGATGATGACGCTGAACCCGGTTCTGCGCATCGACACCCAGATGATCGAAACCGTCCGCGCCCATGACAATGTCAGCCGCGAAGAAGCCCTGCGACGCTCGCGAGAGGCGCTTGTCCAGGTCGGTATCTCGTCGCCGGATGAGCGGCTGCAAAGCTATCCGCATCAGTTTTCGGGCGGAATGCGGCAGCGCGTGGCGATTGCGATTGCCTTGCTGCACAAGCCCGATCTGGTCATCGCGGATGAACCCACCACGGCGCTTGATGTGACCATTCAGGCGCAGATCCTGTCCGAGATTCAGACGCTTTGCGCCCAGTCCGGCACGGCACTGATCTGGATCACCCATGATCTCGCCGTTGTGTCGGGCCTCGCCGACCGGCTGGCGGTGATGTATGCGGGCCGCATCATCGAAGAAGGCCCCACGGCCGAGGTGATCGCCCGGCCCCGCCACCCCTATACGCGCGGGCTGATCGAAAGCGTGCCGCATGGCAAGCAGCACGGGGCGATGCTGAACCAGATCAAGGGGGCGACGCCCTCGCTTCTCAAGCTGCCCGATGGCTGCAAGTTCCGGCCCCGCTGCCCCCGCGCCGATGCCGCCTGTCAGGCAGAGCCGACGCTTGATCCGGCGGGGGCCGACCGCTTTGTGCGCTGCTTTCACCCGCATCAAGACATGCGCGAGGGGGGCTCTGCCGCGTGA
- a CDS encoding ABC transporter ATP-binding protein, producing the protein MTQEPILSIDKVSKRFTSELDIAERAARKLGADIAPVTVHAVDDVSIDIRRGEILGLVGESGCGKSTLGRMVAGLSNPTAGRILYRGQDIAALKGAEARDAALKIQMIFQDPMSSLNPRSRVRDIIGEAPRVHRIVPRAEVASYVDRLLDQVGLDPSTGKRYPHQFSGGQRARIGIARALAVKPDFLVCDESVAALDVSIQAQVLNLFVRLREEFDLTYLFVSHDLGVVEHISDRIVVMYLGRFVEIGTAQDLIARPNHPYTQALVANIPTFETGKKTYHAIEGEIPSPMNPPKGCHFHPRCPHAHDRCRIEVPALKEIAPGRMSACHLNDRAA; encoded by the coding sequence GTGACCCAAGAGCCTATCCTGAGCATCGACAAAGTATCCAAGCGCTTTACCAGCGAACTCGACATTGCCGAGCGTGCAGCACGCAAGCTCGGCGCCGATATTGCGCCGGTGACGGTGCACGCTGTCGATGATGTCAGCATCGACATCAGGCGCGGCGAGATCCTGGGGCTGGTCGGCGAATCCGGCTGCGGCAAATCCACGCTGGGCCGGATGGTGGCGGGGCTGAGCAACCCGACGGCGGGCCGTATTCTCTATCGCGGGCAGGATATTGCCGCGCTGAAAGGGGCCGAGGCGCGCGATGCCGCTCTGAAGATCCAGATGATCTTTCAGGACCCCATGTCGTCGCTGAATCCGCGTTCGCGCGTGCGCGACATCATCGGCGAGGCGCCCCGCGTGCACCGCATCGTGCCACGCGCCGAGGTGGCGTCCTATGTCGACAGGCTGCTCGATCAGGTCGGTCTCGACCCCAGCACGGGCAAACGCTATCCGCACCAGTTTTCCGGCGGGCAGCGGGCCCGGATCGGGATCGCGCGGGCGCTTGCGGTCAAGCCGGATTTTCTGGTCTGTGACGAATCCGTCGCGGCGCTCGATGTCTCGATCCAGGCGCAGGTGCTCAACCTCTTCGTGCGCCTGCGCGAGGAGTTCGACCTGACCTATCTGTTCGTCAGCCACGATCTGGGCGTGGTCGAACATATCTCGGACCGGATCGTGGTGATGTATCTGGGCCGTTTCGTCGAAATCGGCACCGCGCAGGATCTGATCGCACGGCCCAACCATCCCTATACGCAGGCGCTTGTCGCGAATATCCCGACATTCGAAACCGGCAAGAAGACCTATCACGCGATTGAAGGCGAAATCCCATCGCCCATGAACCCGCCAAAGGGCTGTCACTTCCATCCGCGCTGCCCCCATGCCCATGACCGCTGCCGCATCGAGGTTCCCGCGCTGAAAGAAATCGCGCCGGGCCGGATGTCGGCCTGCCATCTGAATGACCGGGCGGCCTGA